In Geotrypetes seraphini chromosome 4, aGeoSer1.1, whole genome shotgun sequence, a single window of DNA contains:
- the GDF2 gene encoding growth/differentiation factor 2: PLMSLPRCGSMKGKPLENWRTLSITDKSQKFTGYEGRSEEQIQFDFNSFVETMKGDFLRSLNLSGVPSPEKTKLNPPQFMIDLYNRYATDKSSSPASNIVRSFSTKEIISVIPPEETAVEKYILLFNVSIPRYEVTTRAELRLHVSCHSDAGRVSRPKSKIAIYDVINEEFWNTQKRPRPFLASAEIKRNGWEMFEVTGAIKRWARFSNGKTKNKLEVIIERNIPDHFGHSKLNMCVTPETKNLPLLIVFSDDRSKGMKESRVELREMIVHEQEIVLNNLAKNSTANEMEDERVIEEKFSSSGIHKSSSRSKRSVATNHCQKTSLRVSFKDIGWDSWIIAPLDYDAFECKGVCFFPLTDYVTPTKHAIVQTLMHLKNPKKAAKACCVPTKLDSISILYKDDAGIPTLKYHYEGMKVAECGCR, translated from the exons cctctgatgtcacttcctaggtgcggatccatgaa AGGGAAACCACTGGAAAACTGGAGGACTTTATCTATCACAGACAAATCACAGAAGTTCACTGGATATGAAGGGCGCTCCGAAGAGCAAATTCAATTTGACTTTAATTCTTTTGTAGAGACTATGAAAGGTGATTTCTTACGAAGCCTGAATTTATCTGGAGTCCCTTCTCCTGAGAAGACCAAACTAAACCCCCCACAATTCATGATTGATTTGTATAACAGATATGCCACAGACAAATCCTCCAGCCCAGCCTCAAACATTGTCCGCAGCTTCAGCACTAAAG AGATAATTTCAGTGATTCCTCCCGAAGAAACTGCTGTTGAGAAGTATATTTTACTCTTCAATGTTTCTATTCCAAGATACGAAGTGACCACCAGGGCTGAACTGAGGCTCCACGTCTCCTGTCACAGTGATGCTGGTAGAGTTTCAAGACCAAAAAGTAAGATAGCCATTTATGATGTCATTAATGAAGAATTCTGGAACACTCAGAAAAGACCCAGGCCTTTCCTTGCTTCTGCTGAAATCAAGAGAAATGGTTGGGAGATGTTTGAAGTAACTGGTGCAATCAAGCGCTGGGCTAGATTCAGCAATGGAAAAACTAAGAATAAACTGGAAGTGATTATTGAAAGAAACATACCAGATCATTTTGGCCATTCAAAGTTGAATATGTGTGTTACTCCTGAAACCAAAAATCTGCCACTCTTAATAGTGTTTTCTGATGATAGGAGTAAAGGGATGAAAGAAAGTAGAGTTGAACTTAGGGAGATGATTGTTCATGAGCAGGAAATTGTGCTAAATAACTTGGCTAAAAATAGCACCGCTAATGAGATGGAAGATGAGAGAGTCATTGAAGAGAAGTTCTCTAGTTCTGGCATCCATAAATCTTCATCCAGAAGCAAAAGGAGTGTTGCAACCAACCACTGCCAGAAAACATCTCTTCGAGTCAGTTTTAAGGATATTGGATGGGATTCATGGATCATCGCACCACTGGATTACGATGCATTTGAATGTAAAGGAGTTTGCTTTTTCCCGCTAACAGACTATGTCACCCCAACGAAACATGCTATTGTCCAGACCCTCATGCACCTCAAAAATCCCAAGAAAGCTGCCAAAGCCTGCTGCGTTCCAACCAAACTTGATTCCATATCCATTCTGTACAAAGATGACGCTGGGATACCCACTTTAAAGTACCATTATGAAGGGATGAAAGTAGCCGAATGTGGATGCAGGTAG